A portion of the Salvelinus fontinalis isolate EN_2023a unplaced genomic scaffold, ASM2944872v1 scaffold_0332, whole genome shotgun sequence genome contains these proteins:
- the LOC129845653 gene encoding zinc finger protein 239-like, giving the protein MKKEEDSVTLKEENVVKEEEEPFGVKEEEEAISIKEEEDVLEVKREEEESEYPITIRERPDSEEPEPETSKPARGHHCSHCGKGFKQLRDLKQHERIHTGEKPYHCSQCGKSYNQRGYLKKHERIHARSFNQKGHLIQHDRIHPCVKPYHCSQCAKSFTRLGGLKIHETIHTGEKPYHCSQCGKGSNHLSGLKRHERIHTGEKPYHCSQCGKSLTQLCNLKTHERIHTGEKPYHCSQCEKSFKELGNLRRHEINHTGGKGVGC; this is encoded by the exons atgaaaaaggaggaagatTCCGTAACATTGAAGGAGGAGAAtgtagtgaaagaagaggaagaaccttttggagtaaaagaggaagaggaggctatctcaataaaagaggaggaagacgttttggaagtgaaaagggaggaggaggagtcagaATATCCGATTACCAtaa gagaaagaccagactccgaggaaccagagccagagacgtccaaaccagcaagaggacaccactgctcccactgtggaaagggttttaaaCAGTTACGGgacctgaaacaacatgagagaatacatacaggagaaaagccataccactgctcccagtgtggaaagagctaTAACCAGAGAGGATACCTGaaaaaacatgagagaatacatgcAAGGAGTTTCAACCAGAAAGGACACCTGATCCAACATGACAGAATACACCCATGTGTGAAGccataccactgctcccagtgtgcaaAGAGTTTTACAAGGTTAGGGGGCCTGAAGATTCATGAGACAATACATACAGGAGAAAAGccgtaccactgctcccagtgtggaaagggtaGTAACCACTTAAGTGGCCTGAAaagacatgagagaatacacacaggggagaagccttaccactgctcccagtgtggaaaaagTCTTACCCAGTTATGTAACCTGAAaacacatgagagaatacacacaggggagaagccttaccactgctcccagtgtgaaaAGAGTTTTAAGGAGTTGGGTAACCTGAGAAGACATGAGATAAACCACACAGGAGGTAAGGGTGTAGGCTGTTGA